From a single Nymphaea colorata isolate Beijing-Zhang1983 chromosome 4, ASM883128v2, whole genome shotgun sequence genomic region:
- the LOC116253107 gene encoding U-box domain-containing protein 30-like, which produces MTMLQLSSWRRDGEVANSVLDLDCGTVISKDEIPCGEKVDLGMMIEELEGIEVPTVFICPISLDPMLDPVTLCTGQTYERCNILKWLSMGHFICPTTMQELWDDSVTPNRTLSQLIYSWYSQKYVLHKKRSEDVQGRVTELLEALRKVKGQARIQALKELHQVVAAHVSAKKAVADEGGIALVLSLLGPFTSHAVGSEAIAILVNLDLDSEAKTNLMQPAKFSLLVDMLNEGTVETKISCTRLIELMVDERDFRSEMVSSLSLLVGLLRLAKDKRYPNGIAAGLRLLKTVCSYKQVKILVVSIGAVSQLMDLLSCLNSEVLEDVLFILELLSSIPEGRTALKDCPCTIQNLVRLLMRVSENCTQYALSILWEVCMLAPEECASLAVEAGLAAKLLLVIQSGCNPVVKQRSAELLKLCSLNYTATIFISKCKLTRTMQ; this is translated from the coding sequence ATGACAATGCTTCAGTTGTCCTCTTGGAGGAGAGATGGTGAGGTTGCTAACAGTGTGTTGGATCTAGATTGTGGTACTGTGATCAGTAAGGATGAGATTCCATGTGGTGAAAAGGTGGATTTGGGAATGATGATTGAGGAACTGGAAGGCATTGAGGTGCCTACTGTGTTCATCTGCCCCATTTCGCTGGATCCCATGCTGGACCCTGTGACCCTCTGCACTGGTCAGACATACGAGAGATGCAACATCTTGAAGTGGCTCTCCATGGGGCACTTCATCTGCCCTACCACAATGCAGGAGCTTTGGGATGACTCCGTCACTCCCAACAGGACCCTTTCTCAGCTTATTTACAGTTGGTATTCTCAGAAGTATGTGTTGCACAAGAAAAGGTCTGAGGATGTGCAGGGCAGGGTGACTGAGCTGCTGGAAGCCCTCAGGAAGGTCAAGGGGCAGGCGAGGATTCAGGCCCTCAAGGAGCTTCACCAAGTTGTCGCTGCCCATGTGTCCGCCAAGAAGGCGGTGGCTGACGAGGGCGGCATTGCGCTGGTGTTGTCTCTTCTTGGCCCTTTCACTTCTCATGCAGTTGGCTCGGAAGCCATCGCCATTCTGGTGAACTTGGATCTTGATTCGGAGGCGAAGACGAACCTGATGCAGCCCGCGAAGTTCTCTTTGTTGGTGGATATGCTGAATGAAGGGACAGTGGAGACGAAGATTAGTTGCACCAGGCTGATTGAGCTGATGGTGGATGAGAGGGATTTCAGGTCAGAGATGGTGTCCAGCCTCAGCTTGCTGGTTGGTTTGCTTAGACTGGCAAAAGATAAAAGATACCCGAACGGCATTGCTGCAGGCCTTCGCTTGTTGAAGACTGTCTGCTCATATAAGCAGGTTAAGATTTTGGTTGTTAGCATAGGAGCAGTATCTCAGTTGATGGATCTCTTGTCGTGTTTGAATTCGGAGGTTTTGGAGGATGTCCTTTTCATACTTGAACTACTCTCTTCGATACCAGAAGGGCGGACAGCCCTGAAGGATTGCCCTTGCACAATACAGAATCTAGTGAGGCTACTTATGAGAGTTTCAGAAAATTGTACTCAATATGCTCTATCAATCTTGTGGGAAGTTTGTATGCTAGCTCCAGAGGAGTGTGCCTCTCTTGCTGTGGAGGCTGGATTGGCGGCAAAGCTTCTGCTTGTGATACAGAGTGGTTGTAACCCGGTAGTGAAGCAGCGATCTGCAGAGCTGCTGAAGCTATGCAGTCTTAACTACACGGCGACCATTTTCATTTCCAAGTGCAAACTTACGAGAACAATGCAGTGA